A segment of the Fibrobacter sp. genome:
GTCTTTTCCTGAATTAGGTTTACACGATTTATTAAATATTCATTCAGTTTCCTGAATAAGTTTGCATTAGCAACTGGTTTGGTTTTCTTTTCCTAATCCGGTTGACAGATGGAATGTCAAGAAACCTGAGCCGTTGTCGTGTAAGAATGGAAGAGGCTCGATGCCTCTTCCGTTCTTTTTTCTAGCTCCGATGGCGTTGTCCGTCACCCTCGCCGTTTGTCGTGTCCGCAAAAGTATCAATTTCTAGTTTTTTTTCCAACATTTCTTCTGAATACCTTGCTCTTCATGGACAATAGCCGGAGTCTTGTACCCGATGCTCATGTGAGGTCTCTCGTCATTGTAGAAGCGGATGAACTCAGCAATCCTCCTTCTTGCGTCGCTGAGGTTACTGAAGCGATTGACACGGTACACGAGCTCATTCTTGATTATGCCATTTGTCCTCTCGGCAATCGCGTTGTCCGTCGGACAGTAGTCCTCCGTCATACTTATGAGTGCGTTATGTTCTTCCAAGAGAGCCACGTAATCGTAGCTGCAATACTGCGACCCCCTGTCCGAATGATGTATGATGCCAGTCAGGTCCTGGCCGTGCGTCTGATCGATGGCCATCTGCAGAGCCTTTATCGAATGTACAGCCATGAGTGAGTCTGCCATGCACCATCCGACGATCTTGTGAGAATACGCATCAGTAACTAGATGCAGATATCCGCAATCACGCTCCATGTCGATGTATGTTATATCGCTGACCCACAGCCTATTTGCCGCCATTGGTACATAATCCTTTATGAGGTTGCTGTATTTGCGATAGCGATGGTTGGAGTTGGTCGTACGGCGTGGCTTCGGACGTGGAAGGTTCATATTCTCTCGTTTGAGGAATGCGAAGAACTTGTCTCGCCCAGGTATCCTGCGGTCACCAAATGCGCTCTTGATCATCAGCCATAGCTTGTATCCGCCTATGCCTGGAT
Coding sequences within it:
- a CDS encoding IS3 family transposase, whose protein sequence is MRERHGLTQENACALFGKTRQGYRKVSVIKRERVSLEDALRKAVGDIREQDPGIGGYKLWLMIKSAFGDRRIPGRDKFFAFLKRENMNLPRPKPRRTTNSNHRYRKYSNLIKDYVPMAANRLWVSDITYIDMERDCGYLHLVTDAYSHKIVGWCMADSLMAVHSIKALQMAIDQTHGQDLTGIIHHSDRGSQYCSYDYVALLEEHNALISMTEDYCPTDNAIAERTNGIIKNELVYRVNRFSNLSDARRRIAEFIRFYNDERPHMSIGYKTPAIVHEEQGIQKKCWKKN